One Deinococcus ruber DNA window includes the following coding sequences:
- a CDS encoding DNA-formamidopyrimidine glycosylase: MPELPEVETTRLKIEPLLKGRRLLGIEHDAPQRYRDTELAQGRTVARLSRRGKYLLIELDDPDQEPLELIVHLGMTGGFRLEPSKHTRVTLHLEGEDAPPALYFQDSRKFGKMAVVRPGRYAGMPTLANMGPEPLSPDFEEEVFVQRVAGQSRMIKPWLLSQLPVAGVGNIYADESLWRARLHPAQTRLSSAEAAALYGAIRATMQEAVLAGGSTLSDGSYAQPDGVSGLFQMRHNVYDRAGQPCNRCGVPIEKTVLAQRGTHFCPHCQVLEQRE, encoded by the coding sequence GTGCCAGAACTTCCAGAAGTCGAGACGACCCGCCTCAAGATCGAACCGCTCCTGAAGGGCAGGCGGTTGCTGGGAATCGAACACGACGCCCCCCAGCGTTACCGCGATACCGAGCTGGCGCAGGGCCGAACGGTGGCGCGGCTGTCGCGTCGCGGCAAATATCTGCTGATCGAACTCGACGACCCGGATCAGGAACCGCTGGAACTGATCGTGCATCTGGGTATGACCGGGGGATTTCGGCTGGAACCGTCGAAACATACCCGTGTGACGCTGCATCTGGAGGGCGAGGACGCCCCTCCGGCGCTGTATTTTCAGGACTCGCGGAAATTCGGAAAGATGGCGGTGGTGCGGCCCGGCAGGTACGCGGGCATGCCCACGCTCGCCAACATGGGCCCCGAGCCGCTGTCGCCCGACTTTGAAGAGGAGGTCTTCGTGCAGCGGGTGGCGGGTCAGAGCCGCATGATCAAGCCCTGGCTGCTGTCACAGCTTCCGGTGGCGGGGGTGGGCAACATCTACGCCGATGAGAGCCTGTGGCGTGCCCGCCTGCATCCGGCCCAGACACGCCTGAGCAGTGCCGAAGCCGCCGCCCTGTACGGGGCCATCCGGGCAACCATGCAGGAAGCGGTACTGGCGGGCGGCAGCACCCTGTCAGACGGCAGCTATGCCCAGCCAGACGGCGTAAGCGGCCTGTTCCAGATGCGCCACAATGTCTATGACCGTGCCGGACAGCCGTGCAACCGCTGCGGCGTGCCCATCGAGAAGACCGTGCTGGCGCAGCGGGGCACGCACTTCTGTCCACACTGTCAGGTGCTGGAACAACGGGAATAA